Proteins from a single region of Rhinatrema bivittatum chromosome 13, aRhiBiv1.1, whole genome shotgun sequence:
- the HAPLN3 gene encoding hyaluronan and proteoglycan link protein 3, protein MDSLLVVVVVLQLLASGVHSLPFFNGFYYDHVQNGNGTGNGNGNGDVVHFNGVKLVVSTPEDALFAYRGGNVTLPCRYRYEPELNSLRRIRIKWSKLHKDNTKERDVLVAIGPRHRSFGEFRGRVQLRQSVAREASLVIGDLRLEDYGKYKCEVIDGLEDESGIVELELRGVVFPYQPHGGRYRLNFHDARKACEEQDAVLASFDQLFKAWEEGLDWCNAGWLLDGTVQYPIALPRGPCGGRDLAPGLRSYGERHKYLHRFDAFCFSSSLKGKVYYLNHPEKLNFEEAKAACQENGSVIAKVGQLFAAWKFLDLDRCDAGWLADASVRYPVSFPRPNCGPPEPGVRSFGFPDKARSTFGVFCYTMS, encoded by the exons ATGGATTCTCTGCTGGTTGTGGTGGTGGTCCTGCAGCTGCTGGCCAGCGGCGTCCACAGCCTCCCCTTCTTCAATGGCTTCTACTACGACCATGTCCAGAATGGCAACGGCACTGGGAATGGAAACGGCAATGGAGACG TTGTTCATTTCAATGGTGTTAAACTTGTGGTTAGCACGCCAGAGGATGCTCTCTTTGCCTACCGTGGGGGCAATGTTACCCTTCCCTGCCGCTATCGCTATGAGCCGGAGCTGAATTCCCTCCGCAGGATCCGGATCAAGTGGTCCAAGCTGCACAAGGACAACACAAAGGAGAGGGATGTACTGGTGGCCATTGGTCCGAGGCATCGCAGCTTCGGCGAGTTCCGGGGCCGTGTGCAGCTGCGGCAAAGCGTGGCGCGCGAGGCTTCCCTGGTAATCGGCGACCTGCGACTGGAGGACTACGGGAAGTACAAGTGTGAAGTGATTGATGGACTGGAAGATGAAAGTGGGATAGTGGAATTGGAACTGAGAG GTGTGGTGTTTCCGTACCAGCCGCACGGCGGTCGCTACCGGCTGAACTTCCACGATGCCAGAAAGGCCTGCGAGGAGCAGGACGCGGTGCTGGCCTCCTTCGATCAGCTCTTCAAAGCCTGGGAGGAGGGACTGGACTGGTGCAACGCGGGCTGGCTGCTGGACGGCACCGTGCAGTATCCCATCGCGCTGCCTCGCGGCCCCTGCGGCGGGAGGGACCTCGCGCCGGGCCTGAGGAGCTACGGGGAGCGTCACAAGTACCTCCATCGCTTTGATGccttctgcttctcctcctctctgaAAG GAAAGGTGTACTACCTGAACCATCCTGAGAAGTTAAACTTCGAGGAGGCCAAGGCAGCCTGTCAAGAGAACGGAAGTGTAATCGCCAAGGTGGGCCAGCTCTTTGCTGCCTGGAAGTTCCTGGATCTAGATCGATGCGACGCGGGCTGGTTGGCGGATGCCAGTGTCCGATACCCAGTCTCCTTCCCTCGTCCCAACTGTGGCCCCCCTGAGCCTGGCGTCAGGAGCTTTGGTTTCCCAGACAAAGCTCGCAGCACATTTGGTGTCTTTTGCTACACGATGAGTTAA